The proteins below are encoded in one region of Sphingobacterium sp. R2:
- a CDS encoding RagB/SusD family nutrient uptake outer membrane protein yields MKKILIGLLITTAVSSCDIDRLPYTSMDEENIANNPDAMVTGTYAQLKAWSDPMHRLGEYAGDNMMIRGSSTDAFYEFISYARTPNNYRLQNFWDSGYKAIAQSSNLIKMFAEGQSPEMDNKIGECYYIRGMMYFYLCRAFGKPYYQSPETNLGVPIVNGTPEDVFNDLNLPDRASVKDTYAQAISDLKKAEALMTLDKGAAYASKGAAQAMLSRIYLYMSGTYKNPNAEYARLSVEYADKVINSGKYVLLGREQFMKYNTFRPEDNKETIFAVKRVASEFSGDDHYYGIGGMYSNIGGMGWGEMYSSAKYIDLLNETGRNDWRPDHYTIVDARAAFIEPTYSKDDAGKYTTVFRFIKQDVPKKAGDPVTLSYVQAPATINGNTVTCKDGDNVYTLTAVNAAQQTYKITYADGKTYTGMIDYYISLNRAYPQFYIVKCSREGEESQLHSPVISRLGEIYLNRAEANAKLGNYGAALNDLNTIRNRSIVNGGYTSIDAASASKLIDKERQLELAYQAERSYDVFRNGDPLNRTYPGPQKQFEDILPTDFRVTYFIPQDAINSYPGKLTQNPTSN; encoded by the coding sequence ATGAAAAAGATATTAATAGGACTTTTGATCACAACGGCAGTATCCTCCTGCGATATCGATCGTCTTCCTTATACTTCAATGGACGAAGAAAATATTGCAAATAATCCTGATGCAATGGTAACAGGTACTTATGCGCAGTTAAAAGCTTGGTCTGATCCGATGCACCGTCTTGGTGAATACGCTGGTGATAATATGATGATCCGCGGGTCATCGACAGATGCGTTCTACGAATTTATCTCCTATGCGAGAACGCCCAATAATTACCGTTTGCAGAATTTTTGGGATAGCGGTTATAAAGCGATTGCCCAATCGTCGAACCTGATCAAGATGTTTGCTGAAGGTCAGAGTCCAGAAATGGACAATAAAATAGGTGAATGTTATTACATCCGTGGAATGATGTATTTTTACCTTTGTCGCGCATTCGGGAAGCCTTACTACCAAAGTCCAGAAACAAACTTAGGCGTTCCGATTGTCAATGGCACACCTGAAGATGTTTTCAATGATTTGAACTTACCGGACCGTGCGTCTGTAAAAGATACTTACGCGCAAGCGATCAGTGATCTGAAAAAAGCAGAAGCTTTAATGACACTTGATAAAGGGGCAGCATATGCGTCTAAGGGTGCAGCGCAAGCGATGCTTTCCCGTATATATTTGTATATGAGTGGTACGTATAAGAATCCAAATGCGGAATATGCGCGTCTTTCTGTAGAGTATGCAGATAAAGTGATTAACTCAGGTAAATATGTCCTGTTGGGCCGTGAGCAATTTATGAAATACAATACGTTTAGACCTGAAGATAACAAGGAGACCATCTTTGCGGTGAAACGTGTTGCGTCTGAGTTCTCGGGCGATGATCATTATTATGGTATCGGTGGTATGTATTCCAATATTGGTGGTATGGGCTGGGGTGAGATGTATTCCAGTGCCAAGTACATTGATTTATTGAATGAAACTGGTCGCAATGACTGGAGACCTGATCATTATACGATTGTCGACGCACGTGCAGCCTTTATTGAACCTACTTATTCAAAAGATGATGCGGGAAAATACACAACTGTTTTTCGGTTTATTAAACAGGATGTACCCAAAAAAGCAGGCGATCCGGTTACACTAAGCTATGTGCAGGCTCCTGCTACTATAAACGGGAATACCGTGACTTGTAAAGATGGTGATAATGTCTATACATTAACTGCTGTCAATGCTGCGCAGCAAACTTATAAAATTACCTATGCAGATGGTAAAACATATACAGGTATGATTGATTACTATATTTCCTTAAACCGCGCTTATCCGCAGTTTTATATTGTGAAATGCTCGCGTGAAGGGGAGGAGTCTCAATTGCACTCACCTGTAATCAGCCGCTTGGGTGAAATTTATTTAAACCGTGCCGAAGCTAATGCAAAATTAGGTAATTATGGCGCTGCATTAAATGATTTAAATACCATCAGAAATCGTTCTATTGTCAATGGCGGATATACTTCAATTGATGCGGCCAGTGCAAGCAAGCTGATTGACAAAGAGCGTCAGTTGGAATTGGCCTATCAGGCTGAACGCAGCTACGATGTATTCCGTAATGGAGACCCGTTAAACCGTACATATCCGGGGCCACAA